A region of Paenibacillus sp. 37 DNA encodes the following proteins:
- a CDS encoding arsenic resistance protein, with the protein MLTRETMEKQQTWFYVVALFLGAAIGLSNPVWGNGLHYTVSPVLAVLLYSMFVQIPFLQLKESWSNLRFMCALLVANFIVVPVVVWLLTLVFPQSPGVLIGVYLVLLTPCIDYVIVFTQLGRGNEKLMLAATPLLFVIQMILLPFYLWLLMGAKVAQVMQIGPFVEAFLFLIVIPLLLAVVTQVLSRGKVSGERVLNATAWLPVPMMALTLIVVVASQIGKVYNDMAIIVNVIPIYVAFLIIMPWISRLIATWFGLNPGAGRALIFSSATRNSLVVLPLALALPPEWATIAAAVIVTQTMVELAGELIYIRLVPAVILRDR; encoded by the coding sequence ATGCTCACAAGAGAAACGATGGAGAAACAGCAAACCTGGTTCTATGTAGTTGCACTGTTCTTAGGAGCAGCGATAGGGCTGAGTAATCCGGTATGGGGAAATGGTTTACACTACACCGTGTCCCCGGTTCTTGCCGTTCTGTTATACAGCATGTTTGTACAGATTCCCTTTTTACAGTTAAAAGAGTCTTGGTCGAATCTTCGATTTATGTGCGCGTTACTGGTGGCGAATTTTATCGTTGTACCTGTAGTCGTATGGTTGCTTACACTGGTCTTTCCACAATCACCAGGCGTTCTGATCGGAGTCTATCTGGTACTGTTAACACCCTGTATTGATTACGTCATTGTGTTCACACAGCTCGGCAGGGGCAATGAGAAACTGATGCTGGCCGCAACACCCCTTTTATTTGTTATACAAATGATCTTGTTGCCGTTTTACTTATGGCTTTTGATGGGTGCTAAGGTGGCGCAGGTCATGCAGATAGGGCCGTTCGTGGAGGCTTTTCTGTTCCTGATCGTTATTCCACTGTTGCTCGCTGTCGTTACACAGGTTCTCTCAAGAGGTAAAGTGAGCGGGGAGCGGGTCTTGAATGCAACGGCATGGCTCCCGGTTCCGATGATGGCACTTACGCTGATCGTGGTTGTCGCTTCCCAGATTGGCAAAGTCTACAATGATATGGCGATCATCGTAAACGTGATCCCGATCTATGTTGCTTTCCTAATCATTATGCCTTGGATATCTCGGCTTATTGCTACTTGGTTTGGATTGAATCCAGGCGCCGGGCGGGCGTTGATTTTCAGTTCAGCCACACGGAATTCGCTGGTCGTTCTGCCACTTGCGCTGGCACTCCCGCCAGAATGGGCAACCATAGCTGCGGCTGTTATTGTGACACAGACGATGGTGGAGCTTGCAGGAGAGCTAATCTACATTCGACTTGTACCTGCGGTAATTTTACGAGATCGGTGA